A genome region from Alistipes dispar includes the following:
- a CDS encoding glycosyltransferase family 2 protein has product MTVSLIISTYNWPRALYLCLDSVMQQSVLPDEILIADDGSGMETRDVVRHFERISPVPVRHIWHEDRGFRVAAIRNKAIAASRCDYLIQIDGDLILQRNFIQDHIAFAKEGHYVAGSRGIITEALTRKVLSGEITSLSALSRGVRNSNNALRIPIAAVLYRMLAPSRTPRSCNMALWRKDALRVNGYDETFEGWGYEDTELGLRLENSGIRQRLMKFSGIVFHLHHDKASREGCPANEQRYMKSIREHRTWSPAGIDRHLSPAGQAEIFAAFSPAAALGK; this is encoded by the coding sequence ATGACAGTATCGCTGATCATATCCACCTACAACTGGCCCCGCGCCCTCTATCTGTGTCTCGACAGCGTGATGCAGCAGAGCGTACTGCCCGACGAGATTCTGATCGCCGACGACGGGTCGGGCATGGAGACACGCGACGTCGTACGACATTTCGAACGGATCTCACCCGTCCCCGTCCGCCATATCTGGCACGAGGACCGCGGGTTCCGCGTCGCCGCCATCCGCAACAAGGCCATCGCGGCCAGCCGGTGCGACTACCTCATCCAGATCGACGGCGACCTGATCCTGCAACGCAACTTCATTCAGGACCATATCGCCTTCGCCAAAGAGGGGCACTATGTCGCCGGGTCGCGCGGAATCATCACCGAAGCACTGACCCGGAAAGTCCTCAGCGGCGAAATAACGTCGCTGTCCGCCCTGAGCCGGGGCGTTCGCAACAGCAACAACGCCCTGCGCATCCCGATCGCCGCAGTACTCTACCGGATGCTGGCTCCCAGCCGAACGCCCCGCAGTTGCAACATGGCGCTCTGGCGCAAAGACGCCCTGCGCGTGAACGGATACGACGAGACCTTCGAAGGATGGGGATACGAGGACACCGAGCTGGGACTTCGCCTCGAAAACAGCGGCATCCGCCAGCGTCTCATGAAGTTCAGCGGCATCGTCTTCCACCTCCACCACGACAAGGCGTCGCGGGAAGGCTGCCCGGCCAACGAACAACGCTACATGAAGAGCATCCGCGAACACCGCACCTGGAGCCCCGCGGGAATCGACCGCCACCTCTCGCCCGCCGGGCAGGCGGAAATATTCGCGGCATTTTCCCCTGCTGCAGCCCTCGGAAAATAG